A region from the Romeriopsis navalis LEGE 11480 genome encodes:
- a CDS encoding photosystem I reaction center protein subunit XI, giving the protein MSEQLVKPYGGDPFVGHLSTPISDSGFTRSFIGNLPAYRPGLSPLLRGLEVGMAHGYFLVGPWTVLGPLRDSDQAALGGLIGAIGLIIVLTVGLSTHGLARFQGDPGDSTDLQTGAGWSKFSSGFLIGAMGGAFFAFILLSNFGVIDTIMQGGFN; this is encoded by the coding sequence ATGTCTGAGCAGCTCGTAAAGCCCTATGGCGGCGATCCCTTCGTTGGCCATCTCTCAACACCAATCAGCGATTCTGGGTTCACCCGTTCGTTCATTGGTAATCTGCCTGCGTACCGCCCTGGTCTATCTCCCTTGCTTCGCGGCTTGGAAGTCGGCATGGCACACGGTTACTTCTTAGTGGGTCCTTGGACAGTCTTGGGTCCCTTACGTGACTCGGATCAAGCTGCCTTAGGTGGTTTGATCGGTGCGATCGGCCTGATCATTGTATTGACAGTTGGTCTATCCACTCACGGTCTCGCACGTTTCCAGGGCGACCCTGGCGACTCGACTGATCTTCAAACTGGCGCTGGTTGGAGTAAGTTCTCCAGCGGCTTCTTGATTGGTGCAATGGGTGGCGCATTCTTTGCCTTCATCCTACTTTCCAACTTCGGCGTGATCGACACAATCATGCAAGGTGGCTTTAATTAA
- a CDS encoding Uma2 family endonuclease — MVTTPVDTRTAQPTQGVVETFNQPDYDANPLPADCFDDVPEGMELIDGELVEKVGMTLKHAAAQGKLVSKWQTYAEESGQGGHVYPEAPCKTTQQKRRPDVAYVTPESRAQFGLPNIYPQAFPLIAEIASPDDAAEMLFEKAQEYLASGSQEVWILLPETRHAFIVLPEKILAFKANQTISTQTILTGFSIELAALFD, encoded by the coding sequence ATGGTTACAACACCTGTCGATACCAGAACTGCCCAACCGACTCAGGGCGTGGTTGAAACATTCAACCAGCCAGATTACGACGCAAATCCACTACCCGCTGACTGCTTCGATGACGTGCCGGAAGGCATGGAACTCATTGATGGTGAATTGGTTGAAAAGGTAGGCATGACGTTAAAGCACGCAGCCGCTCAAGGCAAATTGGTTTCAAAGTGGCAAACCTATGCTGAAGAATCCGGCCAAGGTGGACATGTCTATCCAGAAGCACCCTGCAAGACCACACAGCAGAAGCGGCGTCCCGATGTCGCTTACGTCACACCCGAATCACGCGCACAATTCGGCCTGCCCAATATTTACCCCCAAGCATTTCCACTCATTGCCGAAATCGCTTCCCCTGATGACGCGGCAGAAATGCTATTCGAGAAAGCGCAAGAATACCTTGCATCTGGTAGCCAAGAAGTCTGGATTTTGCTGCCCGAAACGCGCCACGCTTTCATCGTATTACCCGAGAAAATTCTCGCCTTTAAGGCCAATCAAACCATCAGCACCCAAACGATCCTGACTGGCTTCTCGATCGAACTTGCTGCCCTCTTCGACTAA